A region of Salmo salar chromosome ssa17, Ssal_v3.1, whole genome shotgun sequence DNA encodes the following proteins:
- the gart gene encoding trifunctional purine biosynthetic protein adenosine-3 isoform X1 encodes MAVRLLVIGSGGREHTLAWKLAQSPHIQQVLVAPGNAGTANCGKISNSEVSVSNHSILAQFCKEHSVGLVVVGPEVPLAAGMVDDLQAAGVPCFGPSAKAAQLEANKSFSKAFMDRHGIPTANWCSFTDPQEACSYIRTASFPALVVKASGLAAGKGVIVAKDQEEACQAVLDIMKDKTFGSAGETVVVEELLEGEEVSCLCFSDGCSVSPMPPAQDHKRLQDGDLGPNTGGMGAYCPTPQVSQELLQQIRETVLQKTVDGMKEEGTPYVGVLYAGLMLTKQGPKVLEFNCRFGDPECQVLMPLLKSDLYEVLQSTLEGKLASSAPEWHQDSSAVTVVMASPGYPGSYKKGVAITGLSQVEETGVQVFHAGTSLKEGDVVSSGGRVLTVTAVRSSLEMAVHAANRGVAAVGFPGAVYRRDIGHRAIAHLTQHRGLTYKDSGVDIATGNRLVDMIKPFAKATSRSGCNAELGGFAGLFDLKAAGFIDPILVSGTDGVGTKLKIAQACQQHSTLGQDLVAMCVNDVLAQGAEPLFFLDYFSCGRLDVGVASTVIRGVAEACGLAGCALLGGETAEMPGVYGPGEYDLAGFCVGAVERGALLPRLGDICEGDLLIGVASSGVHSNGFSLVRKVLERAGVTYSSPAPFGKPGQTVGEVLLTPTKIYSRLLLPILRSGAIKAYAHITGGGLLENIPRVLPQELSVDLDASRWIIPPVFSWLQEEGGLCEEEMGRTFNCGLGAVLVVAFPDAQRVLRQLQAHEDAWIVGSLAHKQPGAEPVVIRNLKHSLRLGPSPCVVDLGPMQNGASQGDSSSTVPRRRTRVGVLISGTGTNLQALMEQAKRTSSSAEIVVVISNQPGVLGLKRASLSGIQTRVVDHKLYGSRAEFDGTIDHVLEEFDVEVVCLAGFMRILTGSFVRKWNGKLLNIHPSLLPSFKGVNAQKQALQAGARVTGCTVHFVAEEVDAGAIIAQEAVPVLMNDTEESLSDRIREAEHRAFPAALELVAGGGVRLGDDGRVIWNPNAQG; translated from the exons ATGGCAGTGCGGTTGCTGGTGATTGGTAGTGGTGGGCGGGAACATACCCTGGCATGGAAGCTGGCACAGTCACCACACATCCAGCAGGTCCTGGTGGCGCCAGGGAACGCTGGCACCGCCAACTGTGGAAAGATCTCCAACTCTG AGGTGTCTGTGAGTAACCACTCCATCCTGGCTCAGTTCTGTAAGGAGCATAGTGTGGGGCTGGTGGTGGTAGGGCCCGAAGTGCCTCTGGCAGCAG gcaTGGTAGATGACCTGCAAGCGGCAGGGGTTCCGTGTTTCGGCCCCTCGGCGAAGGCTGCCCAGCTGGAGGCCAATAAGAGTTTCTCCAAGGCCTTTATGGACCGTCACGGCATCCCTACAGCCAACTGGTGCTCCTTCACCGACCCCCAGGAGGCCTGCAGCTACATCCGCAC GGCCAGTTTTCCTGCTCTGGTGGTGAAAGCCAGTGGCCTTGCTGCAGGGAAGGGTGTCATTGTGGCCAAGGACCAGGAGGAGGCCTGCCAGGCTGTGCTGGACATAATGAAG gacaaAACGTTCGGCTCTGCCGGGGAGACTGTGGTGGTGGAGGAACTGCTGGAGGGAGAAGAAGTGTCT TGTCTGTGTTTCAGTGATGGCTGCAGTGTGTCCCCCATGCCCCCGGCCCAGGACCACAAACGCCTGCAGGACGGGGACCTGGGCCCCAACACGGGCGGCATGGGGGCCTACTGCCCCACCCCTCAG GTGTCTCAGGAGCTTTTGCAGCAGATCAGAGAGACTGTCCTCCAGAAGACTGTGGATGGCATGAAGGAGGAGGGAACCCCCTATGTGG GTGTGCTGTATGCTGGGCTGATGTTGACCAAGCAGGGGCCGAAGGTCCTGGAGTTCAACTGTCGCTTTGGCGACCCAGAGTGTCAG GTGCTGATGCCCTTGCTGAAGAGTGACCTGTATGAGGTGCTTCAGAGCACCCTGGAGGGGAAGTTGGCATCCAGTGCACCTGAGTGGCACCAGGACAGCTCTGCAGTTACCGTGGTCATGGCCAGCCCTGGCTACCCCGGCTCCTATAAGAAAGGTGTCGCAATCACAG gTCTGTCTCAGGTGGAGGAGACGGGGGTGCAGGTGTTCCACGCCGGGACGTCACTAAAGGAAGGGGATGTTGTTTCCAGTGGGGGGCGTGTCCTCACTGTCACCGCTGTTAGGTCGTCCCTGGAGATGGCCGTGCACGCAGCCAATCGGGGCGTGGCCGCTGTGGGGTTCCCGGGAGCAGTGTACCGACGTGACATCGGTCACCGAGCCATCgcccacctcacccagcacag AGGCTTAACTTATAAGGACAGCGGAGTGGACATCGCCACGGGAAATCGGCTGGTAGACATGATCAAGCCATTTGCCAAGGCCACCTCTCGCTCAG GGTGTAACGCTGAGCTGGGAGGCTTCGCCGGCCTCTTTGATCTCAAAGCTGCAGGCTTCATCGACCCCATCCTGGTGTCTGGGACAGACGGAGTAGGGACCAAGCTCAAG ATTGCCCAGGCATGCCAGCAGCATAGCACCCTGGGACAGGACCTGGTGGCCATGTGTGTCAACGACGTGCTGGCCCAGGGGGCGGAGCCTCTCTTCTTCCTGGACTACTTCTCCTGTGGCCGTCTGGATGTGGGCGTGGCCTCCACCGTGATCAGGGGCGTGGCCGAGGCCTGTGGGTTGGCGGGCTGCGCTCTGCTGG GCGGCGAGACTGCGGAGATGCCCGGCGTGTACGGCCCCGGAGAGTACGACCTGGCAGGGTTCTGTGTTGGGGCAGTAGAGAGGGGCGCCCTGCTACCCAGGCTGGGGGACATCTGCGAGGGAGACCTGCTCATCGGGGTGGCCTCCTCTGGGGTGCACAGCAACGGATTCAGCCTGGTTCGGAAGGTCCTGGAGAGGGCAGGAGTCACCTACAGCTCCCCTGCACCTTTCGGGAAACCTGGACAAACCGTGG GCGAGGTTCTCCTGACGCCCACTAAGATCTACAGCCGCCTGCTCCTGCCAATCCTTCGCAGCGGCGCCATCAAGGCCTACGCCCACATCACTGGGGGCGGCCTATTGGAGAACATCCCCCGAGTGCTGCCTCAGGAACTGTCCGTTGACCTgg ACGCCTCCCGTTGGATCATCCCTCCTGTGTTCTCATGGCTCCAGGAGGAGGGGGGCTTGTGTGAGGAGGAGATGGGGCGCACCTTCAACTGTGGCCTTGGGGCCGTGCTGGTGGTGGCCTTTCCGGACGCCCAGAGGGTTCTGAGGCAGCTCCAAGCCCACGAGGATGCGTGGATTGTGGGCTCGCTGGCCCACAAGCAGCCTG GGGCCGAGCCGGTGGTGATCAGGAACCTGAAGCACAGCCTGCGTTTAGGCCCCTCTCCCTGTGTAGTAGACCTGGGGCCCATGCAGAACGGAGCATCTCAAGGGGACAGCAGTAGCACCGTCCCCCGCAGGAGGACCAGGGTGGGCGTCCTCATCTCAGGCACAG gcaccAACCTGCAGGCACTGATGGAGCAGGCCAAGAGAACGTCCAGCTCAGCAGAGATCGTGGTGGTGATCTCCAACCAGCCGGGGGTCTTGGGCCTCAAAAGGGCCTCTCTGTCTGGCATTCAGACACGGGTCGTTGACCATAAGCTGTACGGTAGCCGGGCAGAGTTTGACGGCACCATTGACCACGTGCTGGAGGAATTTGATGTGGAGGTGGTGTGTCTCGCCGGCTTCATGAGGATCCTCACAGGGTCCTTCGTCAGGAAATGGAACG GAAAACTGCTGAATATCCATCCGTCCCTGCTGCCCTCATTCAAGGGGGTGAATGCCCAGAAGCAGGCTCTGCAGGCGGGGGCACGGGTCACTGGCTGCACTGTCCACTTTGTGGCT GAAGAGGTTGATGCCGGGGCCATCATTGCTCAGGAGGCGGTGCCGGTGTTGATGAATGATACTGAGGAGAGCCTATCAGATCGTATCCGGGAGGCGGAACACCGGGCCTTCCCTGCCGCCCTGGAGCTGGTGGCCGGGGGCGGCGTGAGGCTGGGGGATGACGGACGCGTCATCTGGAACCCCAACGCACAGGGCTAA
- the hemk2 gene encoding methyltransferase N6AMT1 isoform X1, whose protein sequence is MSFPTPLYSHAGRGPFTDVYEPAEDSFLLIDALEQDADRLKKISPSVCLEVGSGSGVVSAFLASVIGPTALYLCTDVNPAAAKCTLETSRCNGVSLQPIITDLVDSLLPRLCGKVDVLLFNPPYVVTPSEEVGSKGIEAAWAGGRWGREVMDRFFPLLPKLLSNQGLFYLVTVAENNPEEITTLLKKFGLQGAPCLSRRTGPESLSVLRFHRTT, encoded by the exons ATGTCCTTTCCCACCCCGTTGTACTCCCATGCGGGCCGCGGGCCTTTCACTGACGTGTACGAGCCAGCCGAGGATTCCTTCCTCTTGATAGATGCCCTTGAGCAGGATGCTGACAGACTGAAGAAAATTAG CCCTTCTGTGTGTCTAGAGGTGGGCAGTGGCTCTGGGGTGGTGTCCGCCTTTCTGGCATCCGTGATCGGACCTACAGCTCTATACCT CTGTACTGATGTGAACCCCGCAGCAGCCAAATGCACACTGGAGACGTCTCGCTGTAACGGCGTTAGTCTGCAACCCATCATCACTGActtg GTGGACTCTCTCTTGCCAAGGTTGTGTGGAAAAGTGGACGTTCTTTTATTCAACCCTCCTTATGTCGTCACACCATCAGAAGAG gTGGGTAGCAAGGGCATTGAGGCAGCCTGGGCTGGTGGGAGGTGGGGCCGAGAGGTGATGGACAGGTTCTTCCCGCTGCTTCCAAAGCTACTGTCCAATCAGGGGTTGTTTTACCTGGTCACTGTGGCAGAGAACAATCCAG AGGAGATCACCACTCTGCTGAAGAAGTTTGGCCTGCAGGGGGCGCCTTGTCTGTCCCGACGAACTGGTCCAGAGAGCCTGTCTGTTCTGCGCTTCCACAGAACAACGTGA
- the gart gene encoding trifunctional purine biosynthetic protein adenosine-3 isoform X2, whose translation MAVRLLVIGSGGREHTLAWKLAQSPHIQQVLVAPGNAGTANCGKISNSEVSVSNHSILAQFCKEHSVGLVVVGPEVPLAAGMVDDLQAAGVPCFGPSAKAAQLEANKSFSKAFMDRHGIPTANWCSFTDPQEACSYIRTASFPALVVKASGLAAGKGVIVAKDQEEACQAVLDIMKDKTFGSAGETVVVEELLEGEEVSCLCFSDGCSVSPMPPAQDHKRLQDGDLGPNTGGMGAYCPTPQVSQELLQQIRETVLQKTVDGMKEEGTPYVGVLYAGLMLTKQGPKVLEFNCRFGDPECQVLMPLLKSDLYEVLQSTLEGKLASSAPEWHQDSSAVTVVMASPGYPGSYKKGVAITGLSQVEETGVQVFHAGTSLKEGDVVSSGGRVLTVTAVRSSLEMAVHAANRGVAAVGFPGAVYRRDIGHRAIAHLTQHRGLTYKDSGVDIATGNRLVDMIKPFAKATSRSGCNAELGGFAGLFDLKAAGFIDPILVSGTDGVGTKLKIAQACQQHSTLGQDLVAMCVNDVLAQGAEPLFFLDYFSCGRLDVGVASTVIRGVAEACGLAGCALLGGETAEMPGVYGPGEYDLAGFCVGAVERGALLPRLGDICEGDLLIGVASSGVHSNGFSLVRKVLERAGVTYSSPAPFGKPGQTVGEVLLTPTKIYSRLLLPILRSGAIKAYAHITGGGLLENIPRVLPQELSVDLDASRWIIPPVFSWLQEEGGLCEEEMGRTFNCGLGAVLVVAFPDAQRVLRQLQAHEDAWIVGSLAHKQPGAEPVVIRNLKHSLRLGPSPCVVDLGPMQNGASQGDSSSTVPRRRTRVGVLISGTGKLLNIHPSLLPSFKGVNAQKQALQAGARVTGCTVHFVAEEVDAGAIIAQEAVPVLMNDTEESLSDRIREAEHRAFPAALELVAGGGVRLGDDGRVIWNPNAQG comes from the exons ATGGCAGTGCGGTTGCTGGTGATTGGTAGTGGTGGGCGGGAACATACCCTGGCATGGAAGCTGGCACAGTCACCACACATCCAGCAGGTCCTGGTGGCGCCAGGGAACGCTGGCACCGCCAACTGTGGAAAGATCTCCAACTCTG AGGTGTCTGTGAGTAACCACTCCATCCTGGCTCAGTTCTGTAAGGAGCATAGTGTGGGGCTGGTGGTGGTAGGGCCCGAAGTGCCTCTGGCAGCAG gcaTGGTAGATGACCTGCAAGCGGCAGGGGTTCCGTGTTTCGGCCCCTCGGCGAAGGCTGCCCAGCTGGAGGCCAATAAGAGTTTCTCCAAGGCCTTTATGGACCGTCACGGCATCCCTACAGCCAACTGGTGCTCCTTCACCGACCCCCAGGAGGCCTGCAGCTACATCCGCAC GGCCAGTTTTCCTGCTCTGGTGGTGAAAGCCAGTGGCCTTGCTGCAGGGAAGGGTGTCATTGTGGCCAAGGACCAGGAGGAGGCCTGCCAGGCTGTGCTGGACATAATGAAG gacaaAACGTTCGGCTCTGCCGGGGAGACTGTGGTGGTGGAGGAACTGCTGGAGGGAGAAGAAGTGTCT TGTCTGTGTTTCAGTGATGGCTGCAGTGTGTCCCCCATGCCCCCGGCCCAGGACCACAAACGCCTGCAGGACGGGGACCTGGGCCCCAACACGGGCGGCATGGGGGCCTACTGCCCCACCCCTCAG GTGTCTCAGGAGCTTTTGCAGCAGATCAGAGAGACTGTCCTCCAGAAGACTGTGGATGGCATGAAGGAGGAGGGAACCCCCTATGTGG GTGTGCTGTATGCTGGGCTGATGTTGACCAAGCAGGGGCCGAAGGTCCTGGAGTTCAACTGTCGCTTTGGCGACCCAGAGTGTCAG GTGCTGATGCCCTTGCTGAAGAGTGACCTGTATGAGGTGCTTCAGAGCACCCTGGAGGGGAAGTTGGCATCCAGTGCACCTGAGTGGCACCAGGACAGCTCTGCAGTTACCGTGGTCATGGCCAGCCCTGGCTACCCCGGCTCCTATAAGAAAGGTGTCGCAATCACAG gTCTGTCTCAGGTGGAGGAGACGGGGGTGCAGGTGTTCCACGCCGGGACGTCACTAAAGGAAGGGGATGTTGTTTCCAGTGGGGGGCGTGTCCTCACTGTCACCGCTGTTAGGTCGTCCCTGGAGATGGCCGTGCACGCAGCCAATCGGGGCGTGGCCGCTGTGGGGTTCCCGGGAGCAGTGTACCGACGTGACATCGGTCACCGAGCCATCgcccacctcacccagcacag AGGCTTAACTTATAAGGACAGCGGAGTGGACATCGCCACGGGAAATCGGCTGGTAGACATGATCAAGCCATTTGCCAAGGCCACCTCTCGCTCAG GGTGTAACGCTGAGCTGGGAGGCTTCGCCGGCCTCTTTGATCTCAAAGCTGCAGGCTTCATCGACCCCATCCTGGTGTCTGGGACAGACGGAGTAGGGACCAAGCTCAAG ATTGCCCAGGCATGCCAGCAGCATAGCACCCTGGGACAGGACCTGGTGGCCATGTGTGTCAACGACGTGCTGGCCCAGGGGGCGGAGCCTCTCTTCTTCCTGGACTACTTCTCCTGTGGCCGTCTGGATGTGGGCGTGGCCTCCACCGTGATCAGGGGCGTGGCCGAGGCCTGTGGGTTGGCGGGCTGCGCTCTGCTGG GCGGCGAGACTGCGGAGATGCCCGGCGTGTACGGCCCCGGAGAGTACGACCTGGCAGGGTTCTGTGTTGGGGCAGTAGAGAGGGGCGCCCTGCTACCCAGGCTGGGGGACATCTGCGAGGGAGACCTGCTCATCGGGGTGGCCTCCTCTGGGGTGCACAGCAACGGATTCAGCCTGGTTCGGAAGGTCCTGGAGAGGGCAGGAGTCACCTACAGCTCCCCTGCACCTTTCGGGAAACCTGGACAAACCGTGG GCGAGGTTCTCCTGACGCCCACTAAGATCTACAGCCGCCTGCTCCTGCCAATCCTTCGCAGCGGCGCCATCAAGGCCTACGCCCACATCACTGGGGGCGGCCTATTGGAGAACATCCCCCGAGTGCTGCCTCAGGAACTGTCCGTTGACCTgg ACGCCTCCCGTTGGATCATCCCTCCTGTGTTCTCATGGCTCCAGGAGGAGGGGGGCTTGTGTGAGGAGGAGATGGGGCGCACCTTCAACTGTGGCCTTGGGGCCGTGCTGGTGGTGGCCTTTCCGGACGCCCAGAGGGTTCTGAGGCAGCTCCAAGCCCACGAGGATGCGTGGATTGTGGGCTCGCTGGCCCACAAGCAGCCTG GGGCCGAGCCGGTGGTGATCAGGAACCTGAAGCACAGCCTGCGTTTAGGCCCCTCTCCCTGTGTAGTAGACCTGGGGCCCATGCAGAACGGAGCATCTCAAGGGGACAGCAGTAGCACCGTCCCCCGCAGGAGGACCAGGGTGGGCGTCCTCATCTCAGGCACAG GAAAACTGCTGAATATCCATCCGTCCCTGCTGCCCTCATTCAAGGGGGTGAATGCCCAGAAGCAGGCTCTGCAGGCGGGGGCACGGGTCACTGGCTGCACTGTCCACTTTGTGGCT GAAGAGGTTGATGCCGGGGCCATCATTGCTCAGGAGGCGGTGCCGGTGTTGATGAATGATACTGAGGAGAGCCTATCAGATCGTATCCGGGAGGCGGAACACCGGGCCTTCCCTGCCGCCCTGGAGCTGGTGGCCGGGGGCGGCGTGAGGCTGGGGGATGACGGACGCGTCATCTGGAACCCCAACGCACAGGGCTAA